One Paraburkholderia agricolaris DNA segment encodes these proteins:
- a CDS encoding alpha/beta hydrolase, with amino-acid sequence MSTELHAVMPVVVLLVGLAVMAAALVKGGPKQPPPLASINEPFKSVDTSDLPPVERYTARDNASLAYRRYAGAITPASGSVVLIHGSSASGESLHTLAKALAAAGYDVYVPDMRGHGESGKKGTIAYIGQLEDDLSDFIDALQPAGPRTLVGFSSGGGFALRFAGDARQMAFDRYVLLAPFLHQDALTTPASAGGWANIGLPRVIVLVMLNKLRITLFNYLPTVAFALSPEAATRLTPQYSYNLMQNFRPHEDYRANIRATRQPIEVLAGANDEVFHAEAFAGVFAEAGRAVPVTIVPGVTHIALTLDATAVAAIVNTVAERAGEAAFS; translated from the coding sequence ATGAGTACCGAACTGCATGCAGTGATGCCGGTTGTCGTGTTGCTGGTGGGTCTCGCCGTCATGGCGGCGGCGCTGGTGAAGGGCGGTCCCAAGCAGCCGCCGCCGCTCGCGTCGATCAACGAACCCTTCAAGTCGGTCGATACTTCCGATCTGCCTCCCGTTGAACGCTATACCGCACGCGATAACGCGTCGCTCGCCTACCGGCGCTATGCGGGTGCGATAACGCCCGCGAGCGGCAGTGTGGTGCTGATTCACGGCTCGTCGGCAAGTGGCGAAAGCCTGCATACCCTGGCGAAGGCGCTCGCCGCGGCCGGTTACGACGTCTATGTGCCCGATATGCGTGGGCACGGCGAATCCGGTAAGAAAGGCACCATCGCGTATATCGGCCAGCTCGAAGACGATCTGAGCGATTTTATCGACGCGCTTCAGCCGGCCGGTCCGCGCACGCTGGTGGGTTTTTCTTCGGGCGGCGGTTTTGCGCTGCGGTTTGCGGGCGATGCACGGCAAATGGCATTCGACCGCTATGTGCTGCTTGCGCCGTTCCTTCATCAAGACGCGCTGACCACGCCGGCTTCCGCCGGCGGCTGGGCGAATATCGGGTTGCCGCGCGTGATCGTGCTGGTGATGCTCAACAAACTGCGCATCACGCTCTTCAACTATCTGCCGACCGTCGCTTTTGCGTTGTCGCCCGAGGCGGCGACCAGGCTCACGCCGCAATACTCGTACAACCTGATGCAGAACTTTCGTCCGCATGAGGATTACCGCGCGAATATTCGGGCGACGCGGCAGCCGATCGAAGTGCTGGCCGGCGCGAATGACGAGGTATTTCACGCCGAGGCATTTGCCGGGGTTTTTGCGGAAGCGGGGCGGGCAGTGCCAGTCACGATCGTGCCCGGCGTGACGCATATCGCGTTGACACTCGACGCCACGGCCGTTGCCGCCATTGTGAACACGGTGGCTGAGCGTGCCGGCGAGGCGGCGTTCTCGTAG
- a CDS encoding rubredoxin: MYKKGVAVEIQFSPERLNDGAGDPYWIDLTQAEAQRLLESLQTRLAESSAGTAAPLVVSLDATPASPASAETASPASAMSADDFKQWVCVICGWIYDEAAGLPEEGIAPGTRWADVPADWRCPLCDVGKEDFALVEF; encoded by the coding sequence ATGTACAAGAAGGGCGTAGCGGTAGAAATCCAGTTTTCCCCCGAACGGCTCAACGACGGCGCCGGCGATCCGTACTGGATCGATTTGACGCAGGCCGAAGCGCAACGGCTATTGGAAAGCTTGCAGACCCGCCTTGCTGAAAGCAGCGCGGGAACGGCCGCGCCGTTGGTGGTAAGCCTCGATGCAACGCCGGCGTCGCCAGCGTCTGCTGAGACGGCTTCGCCAGCAAGCGCGATGTCCGCGGACGACTTCAAACAATGGGTCTGCGTGATCTGCGGCTGGATCTACGACGAAGCCGCCGGTTTGCCGGAAGAAGGTATCGCGCCGGGCACCCGCTGGGCAGATGTCCCGGCCGACTGGCGCTGCCCGCTGTGCGACGTGGGCAAGGAAGATTTCGCGCTGGTCGAGTTTTAA
- a CDS encoding oxidoreductase — protein sequence MMNRDDPVWLITGCSTGFGRELAKLVLERGWRAVVTARDPSKVKDIAEGHGDRALVLPLDVTNRTQITDVVTQAKQRFGRIDALVNNAGYGYLAAIEEGEDDEVRAMFETNVFGLVDITKAVLPIMREQHSGLIVNVSSIGGLASFAATGYYHATKYAVEGLSESLAAEVKPLGIDVLIVEPGPFRTNWAGPSIKQSATLIDDYAATAGERRKQTEARSGKQAGDPVRAAQAIIDAALSDTPPLRLLLGKVALELARKKLDFMRGDFDAWEATTLGADFPQGTD from the coding sequence ATGATGAATCGAGACGATCCCGTCTGGCTAATTACAGGCTGTTCCACCGGCTTCGGCCGCGAATTGGCGAAGTTGGTGCTGGAGCGTGGCTGGCGCGCGGTCGTCACCGCACGCGACCCGTCAAAAGTGAAAGATATCGCCGAAGGGCACGGCGACCGCGCGCTGGTGCTGCCGCTCGACGTAACGAACCGCACGCAGATCACCGACGTGGTCACGCAGGCTAAACAGCGTTTCGGCCGTATCGACGCGCTCGTCAATAACGCGGGTTACGGCTATCTGGCCGCGATCGAAGAAGGCGAGGACGACGAAGTTCGCGCAATGTTCGAAACCAATGTGTTCGGTCTCGTCGATATCACGAAGGCGGTCCTGCCGATCATGCGTGAGCAGCACAGTGGCTTGATCGTGAATGTATCGTCGATTGGCGGCCTCGCGAGTTTTGCCGCGACCGGTTATTACCACGCCACCAAATACGCGGTAGAAGGTTTGTCCGAATCGCTTGCCGCCGAGGTGAAGCCGCTCGGCATCGACGTACTGATCGTCGAACCCGGCCCGTTCCGCACGAACTGGGCTGGTCCGTCGATCAAGCAATCGGCAACGTTGATCGACGACTACGCCGCCACAGCCGGCGAGCGCCGCAAGCAGACCGAGGCGCGCAGCGGCAAACAGGCGGGCGATCCTGTGCGCGCGGCTCAGGCGATCATCGACGCCGCGCTATCGGACACGCCGCCGCTGCGTTTGCTGCTCGGCAAGGTTGCGCTCGAACTGGCACGCAAGAAGCTGGACTTCATGCGCGGCGACTTCGATGCCTGGGAAGCCACAACGCTCGGCGCGGACTTTCCGCAAGGGACGGATTAA